Sequence from the Microbacterium sp. AZCO genome:
AACAAGGAAAGCGACAAGTACATCGTCCGTCGTCGCAACGCCGGCAAGAAGCGCAAGTAGGAGTAGAGGAAGATGCCTCGTAGCCTTAAGAAGGGCCCCTTCGTCGATGAGCACCTGCTTCGCAAGGTCGTCGTCCAGAACGAAGCCGGCACCAAGAACGTCATCAAGACCTGGTCGCGTCGCTCGATGATCATCCCCGCGATGCTCGGGCACACGATCGCCGTCCACGACGGTCGCAAGCACATCCCCGTGTTCGTGACCGAGACCATGGTCGGCCACAAGCTGGGCGAGTTCGCGCCCACCCGCACCTTCCGCGGCCACGTGAAGGACGACAAGAAGGGCCGTCGCCGCTAAGGCGACCAGGAGGAGAGAGAAATGGTGGAGTCCATCGCACGCGTGCGACACATCCGCGTGACCCCTCAGAAGGCTCGTCGTGTCGTTGCGCTCATCAAGGGCAAGCAGGCCCAGGAGGCGCTGGCGATCCTGAAGTTCGCGCCGCAGAGCGCGAGCGAGCCGATCTACAAGCTCGTCGCCTCGGCCATCGCGAACGCTCGCGTCAAGGCCGACCAGGTGAACGAGTACCTGGACGAGCAGGACCTGTACGTGGCCAACGCGTACGTCGACGAGGGCACGACGCTCAAGCGTTTCCAGCCCCGCGCACAGGGTCGCGCTTTCCAGATCAAGAAGCGCACGAGCCACATCACGGTCGTGCTCTCGACGCCCGAGTCCGCTGACGCGGCTCCCGCGGGCAAGACCAGCAAGAAGGCGAGCAAGTAATGGGACAGAAGGTAAACCCGTACGGCTTCCGCCTCGGCATCACCACGGACCACGTGTCGCGGTGGTTCTCGGACTCGACGAAGCCGGGCCAGCGCTACGCCGACTACGTCGCCGAGGACATCAAGATCCGCAAGCTCCTGCAGACGCAGCTCGACCGCGCCGGCGTGAGCAACATCGAGATCGAGCGCACGCGTGACCGCGTCCGCGTCGACATCCACACCGCCCGCCCGGGCATCGTGATCGGTCGCCGCGGCGCCGAGGCCGAGCGCATCCGCGCCGACCTCGAGAAGCTCACCGGCAAGCAGATCCAGCTCAACATCCTCGAGGTCAAGAACCCCGAGGCCGACGCCCAGCTCGTCGCGCAGGGCATCGCCGAGCAGCTCTCGGCTCGTGTGGCGTTCCGCCGCGCGATGCGCAAGGGTCTGCAGGGCGCGCAGCGCGCCGGCGCCAAGGGTGTCCGCATCCAGGTCTCCGGCCGCCTCGGCGGCGCCGAGATGAGCCGCTCGGAGTTCTACCGCGAGGGTCGTGTGCCGCTGCACACGCTGCGCGCGAACATCGACTACGGCTTCTACGAGGCGAAGACCACCTTCGGCCGCATCGGCGTGAAGGTCTGGATCTACAAGGGCGACCTCACCAACAAGGAACTGGCCCGCGAGCAGGCGAACGCGCCGAAGTCGGACCGTCGTCGTGACGACCGTCCGCGTCGTGGCCCCCGCAACGAGGCCCCCGTGGCAGAAGGAGCGTCGGCGTAATGCTCATCCCTCGTAAGGTCAAGCACCGCAAGCAGCACCACCCCGGCCGTTCCGGTCAGGCGACCGGCGGCACGAAGGTCAGCTTCGGCGAGTTCGGCATCCAGGCCCTCACGCCCGCGTACGTGACGAACCGTCAGATCGAGTCCGCTCGTATCGCGATGACCCGTCACATCAAGCGTGGCGGCAAGGTGTGGATCAACATCTACCCCGACCGTCCGCTCACGAAGAAGCCCGCCGAAACCCGCATGGGTTCGGGCAAGGGCTCGCCCGAGTGGTGGGTCGCAAACGTCAAGCCGGGTCGCGTCCTCTTCGAGGTCGCCGGCGTCAACGAGCAGCTCGCTCGCGAGGCCCTGACCCGTGCCATCCACAAGCTGCCCCTGAAGGCACGCATCATCAAGCGCGAGGAGGGCGACGCGTAATGGCGATCGGCACCAAGCAGCTCGCCCCGAGCGAGCTCGACACGTTCGAAGACCAGCGCCTCGTCGAGGAGCTGCGCAAGGCCAAGGAAGAGCTGTTCAACCTGCGCTTCCAGTCGGCCACCGGCCAGCTCGAGAGCCACGGCCGCATCCGTGCGGTCAAGCGCGACATCGCGCGGCTCTACACAGTGATCCGTGAGCGCGAGCTCGGCATCCGTGCCACTCCCGCGCCGCTCGAGGTCGCGACGAAGGCGAAGAAGAGCAAGGCCAAGAAGGCGGATGCCGCTGACGAGGCCGTGAAGGAAGAGGCCGAGTGATGGCTGAGAAGAAGGCACCGGCCGAGGTCGTCGAGACCGCGGCTGCCGAGCGGGTCGAGGGACACGAGAGCGCCGCGCACGACGTGCGTGACGCCGACGCCCGTGGCTACCGCAAGTCCCGCCGCGGCTACGTCGTGAGCGACAAGATGGACAAGACGATCGTCGTCGAGGTCGAGGACCGCGTGAAGCACCCCCTCTACGGCAAGGTCATCCGTCGCACGTCGAAGGTCAAGGCGCACGACGAGGGCAACACGGCCGGCATCGGCGACCTCGTCCTCATCAACGAGACCCGCCCGCTGAGCGCCACCAAGCGCTGGCGCCTGGTCGAGATCCTCGAGAAGGCCAAGTAAGGCCTCGGCCTTCTTGGAACCCAAGGAGTAAGAAGTGATTCAGACCGAATCCCGCCTCAAGGTCGCCGACAACACCGGCGCCAAGGAGCTGCTCACCATTCGTGTGCTCGGCGGCTCCAACCGGCGCTACGCAGGCCTGGGCGACGTCATCGTCGCCACGGTCAAGGACGCGATCCCGGGCGGCAACGTCAAGAAGGGCGACGTGGTCAAGGCCGTCGTCGTCCGCACCGTCAAGCAGACGCGCCGTGCAGACGGCTCGTACATCAAGTTCGACGAGAACGCCGCCGTCATCCTGAAGAACGACGGGGAGCCCCGCGGCACCCGCATCTTCGGACCGGTCGGTCGTGAGCTTCGCGACAAGAAGTTCATGAAGATCGTCTCGCTCGCCCCGGAGGTCATCTGATCATGGCGAAGATCAAGAAGGGCGACCTGGTTCAGGTCATCTCGGGCCCCAAGCCCGAGCGCGGCGGCGACCGCGGCAAGCAGGGCAAGGTCCTCGAGGTCCTTACCGAGCAGAACCGCGTCATCGTCGAGGGCGTGAACTACGTCACGAAGCACAACCGCGTGGGCCAGACCCAGCGCGGCACCAAGACCGGCGGCATCGAGACGTTCGAGGCCCCGATCCACATCTCCAACGTCGCGCTCGTCGACCCCTCGACCAAGAAGCCGACGCGTGTCGGCCACCGCGTCGAGGAGAAGACCAAGGACGGCGTCAAGCGCACCGTCCGCGTGCGCTACGCGAAGAAGTCAGGCAAGGACCTCTGAATATGAGCACCGCCACTGCCGTGGAGGCTGGCAAGATCCAGCCCCGCCTCAAGCAGAAGTACAACAGCGAGATCAAGAAGGCGCTGCAGGAAGAGTTCGGCTACGCGAACGTCATGCAGATCCCCGGTCTCGTCAAGGTCGTCGTCAACACGGGCGTCGGCGAGGCTGCTCGTGACAGCAAGGTGATCGATGGTGCGGTCGACGACCTCACCAAGATCACGGGCCAGAAGCCCGTCGTCACGAAGGCCCGCAAGTCCATCGCGCAGTTCAAGCTGCGCGAGGGCCAGCCCATCGGCGCGCACGTCACCCTCCGCGGCGACCGCGCGTGGGAGTTCATCGACCGCCTGGTCAACCTCGCCCTGCCCCGCATCCGCGACTTCCGCGGCCTCTCGGGCAAGCAGTTCGACGGCCACGGCAACTACACCTTCGGTCTCCAGGAGCAGTCCGTGTTCCACGAGATCAACCAGGACAAGATCGACCGCGTGCGCGGCTTCGACATCACGATCGTCACCACGGCGACGACGGATGCCGAGGGCCGGGCGCTGCTGCGTCACCTGGGCTTCCCCTTCCGGGGCGAGGACCAGCAGGCCTGAAACCGGATGCCCCGGCCCCGGGCCGGGGCATCCGCTCAACAACTGAACATCGCATCTCATAGAAGGTCGACTGTCGTGTAACGGCAGCCGAAACCTCATGAACGAAGGAATCCAGAAATGACAATGACAGACCCGGTCGCAGACATGCTGACCCGTCTGCGCAACGCGAACTCGGCGCACCACGACTCCGTGTCGCTGCCGAGCTCCAAGCTCAAGACCCACATCGCCGAGATCCTCAAGCAGGAGGGCTACATCTCCGCGTGGGATGTCGCCGACGCCCGTGTCGGCCAGACGCTGACGCTGACGCTCAAGTACGGCCCGAACCGCGAGCGGTCGATCGCCGGCATCAAGCGCGTCTCGAAGCCCGGCCTCCGCGTGTACGCGAAGTCGACCGAGATCCCCAAGGTCCTCGGTGGCCTCGGCGTCGCCATCCTGTCCACCTCCTCCGGTCTTCTCACCGACCGCCAGGCCGAGTCGAAGGGCGTGGGTGGGGAAGTCCTCGCCTACGTGTGGTGATCTGACATGTCGCGAATCGGACGTCTCCCGATCGACATCCCCGCCGGCGTGACCATCTCGGTCGACGGCCAGGACGTCGCGGTCAAGGGCCCCAAGGGCGAGCTCTCGCTCACCGTGGCGCGCCCCATCGAAGTCAAGGTCGAGGAGGGCCAGGTGCTCGTCACCCGCCCCGACGACGAGCGCGAGTCGCGTTCGCTCCACGGCCTGACCCGCACGCTCATCAACAACAACATCATCGGTGTCACCCAGGGCTACACCAAGGGTCTCGAGGTCGTCGGCACGGGTTACCGCGTCGCGCAGAAGGGCACGGCGGTCGAGTTCGCGCTCGGCTTCTCGCACCCCGTCCTCATCGAGGCGCCGGCCGGCATCACCCTGACCGTCGAGGGCAACAACAAGCTCACGGTCTCGGGCATCGACAAGCAGGCCGTCGGCGAGGCCGCGGCCAACATTCGCAAGATCCGCAAGCCCGAGCCGTACAAGGGCAAGGGCGTGCGCTACGCCGGCGAGGTCGTTCGGCGCAAGGCCGGAAAGGCTGGTAAGTAAGCATGGCTGTGAAGACGAAGTCCGACGCCCGCGCGCGTCGTCACGCCCGCCTTCGCAAGAAGGTCGTCGGCACCCCCGAGCGTCCCCGCCTCGTCGTGACGCGCTCGTCGCGCCACGTGTTCGTGCAGCTGGTCGACGACAGCCAGGGCCACACCGTGGCCTCGGCCTCGACGCTCGAGACCGACCTCCGCGCGTCCGGCGACGACAAGACGGCCAAGGCCCGCAAGGTCGGCGAGCTGCTCGCCGAGCGCGCGAAGGCTGCCGGCGTCTCCGACGCGGTCTTCGACCGCGGTGGCAACCGCTACGCGGGCCGTGTCGCGGCGATCGCCGACGGCGCCCGCGAGGGAGGCCTGAACCTGTGAGTGAGATCAAGGAGAACAACGTGACCGAGCAGGCTGCTGCCACCGAGGCGCCGGCCGAGGCGGCTGCTGCGACCACCGAGCGTGAGCGCGAGCCCCGCCGCGGCGGTCGCGAGCGCAACCCGAACCGCGACCGCGGCGGTCGTGACCGCAGCGAGAGCCAGTTCCTGGAGCGCGTCGTCACGATCAACCGCGTGTCGAAGGTCGTCAAGGGCGGTCGTCGCTTCAGCTTCACGGCGCTCGTCGTCGTGGGCGATGGCAACGGCGTCGTCGGCGTCGGCTACGGCAAGGCCCGCGAGGTGCCCCTGGCGATCTCGAAGGGTGTCGAAGAGGCCAAGCGCAACTTCTTCCGCGTTCCCCGCGCGGGCGTCACGATCCCCCACCCCGTCCAGGGTGAGGCCGCTGCGGGCGTCGTCCTGCTGCGTCCCGCCGCTGCCGGTACGGGTGTCATCGCGGGCGGTCCCGTGCGTGCGGTGCTCGAGTGCGCCGGCATCCACGACGTCCTGTCGAAGTCGCTCGGCTCGTCCAACACGATCAACATCGTGCACGCGACGGTCGACGCCCTGAAGCAGCTCGAGGAGCCCCGCGCCGTCGCCGCACGTCGTGGCCTCGAGTTCGACCAGGTCGCTCCCGCCCGTCTCGTCCGCGCCGAGGCCGAGGCGGCCGAGGCCGCCCGTGCCGCGAAGGTAGGTGCCTGATGGCTGCCCGTCTGAAGGTGACCCAGATCAAGTCCAAGGTGAGCGAGAAGCAGAACCAGCGTGACACGCTGCGTTCGCTCGGTCTGAAGCGGATCGGCGACTCGGTCGTCCGTCCCGACGACGCGCAGACGCGCGGCTACGTCAAGACCGTCGCGCACCTCGTGAAGGTTGAGGAGATCGACTGATGGCTGACAAGGCCGAGAAGAAGGACGAGACGACCGAGGTCGTCGAGCCCAAGAAGGCTGCCGCCAAGAAGCCGGCCGCCGCGAAGGCCGCCAAGGCCGACAGCAAGGCCGCGCCGAAGAAGGACGCCGTGAAGAAGGATGCTCCGGCATCCCGCCCCGGCGTGCTCAAGGTGCACCACCTCCGTCCCGTCCCGGGTGCCAACACCGCCAAGACCCGCGTGGGTCGCGGTGAGGGCTCGAAGGGCAAGACGGCCGGCCGTGGCACCAAGGGCACGAAGGCCCGCTACCAGGTCCGCCAGGGCTTCGAGGGTGGCCAGATGCCGCTGCACATGCGTACTCCGAAGCTGCGCGGGTTCAAGAACCCGTTCCGCGTCGAGTACCAGGTGGTCAACCTCGAGAAGCTCGCCGAGCTCTACCCCGCCGGTGGCGACGTGACGGTCGAAGGCCTCGTCGCCAAGGGCGCCGTTCGCAAGAACGAGAAGGTCAAGGTGCTCGGCACCGGAGACATCGCGGTCAAGCTCAACGTGTCGGTCGACAAGGTCTCGGGTTCTGCCGAGCAGAAGATCGTCGCGGCGGGCGGTTCCGTCAAGTAGTACCCAGCGGGGGTCGGAGCACCACTCCGGCCCCCGCTGTCGTCCCCAGGCGCAAGCCCTCGCAACGTCGACGGTGACACGCTGGGTTACTCTGGTTGACGGTGCGCCCTGTCGCGTCCCGGCATCCCTTCTGGAGGCATCCTCTTGTTCAGCGCAATCGCGCGGGTCTTCCGCACTCCCGACCTGCGGCGGAAGATCGCATTCACTCTGGCGATCATCGCCATCTACCGACTCGGCGCGCACGTCCCCGCCCCGTTCGTGGACTTCCCGAACGTCCAGGAGTGCCTGCGCCAGCAGAGCGCGGGCACCGAGGGCCTGCTCTCGCTCGTCAACCTCTTCTCCGGCGGTGCACTGCTGCAGCTGTCGATCTTCGCCCTCGGCGTCATGCCG
This genomic interval carries:
- the rpsE gene encoding 30S ribosomal protein S5 → MSEIKENNVTEQAAATEAPAEAAAATTEREREPRRGGRERNPNRDRGGRDRSESQFLERVVTINRVSKVVKGGRRFSFTALVVVGDGNGVVGVGYGKAREVPLAISKGVEEAKRNFFRVPRAGVTIPHPVQGEAAAGVVLLRPAAAGTGVIAGGPVRAVLECAGIHDVLSKSLGSSNTINIVHATVDALKQLEEPRAVAARRGLEFDQVAPARLVRAEAEAAEAARAAKVGA
- the rpmC gene encoding 50S ribosomal protein L29, with product MAIGTKQLAPSELDTFEDQRLVEELRKAKEELFNLRFQSATGQLESHGRIRAVKRDIARLYTVIRERELGIRATPAPLEVATKAKKSKAKKADAADEAVKEEAE
- the rplX gene encoding 50S ribosomal protein L24, with the protein product MAKIKKGDLVQVISGPKPERGGDRGKQGKVLEVLTEQNRVIVEGVNYVTKHNRVGQTQRGTKTGGIETFEAPIHISNVALVDPSTKKPTRVGHRVEEKTKDGVKRTVRVRYAKKSGKDL
- the rpsH gene encoding 30S ribosomal protein S8, which produces MTMTDPVADMLTRLRNANSAHHDSVSLPSSKLKTHIAEILKQEGYISAWDVADARVGQTLTLTLKYGPNRERSIAGIKRVSKPGLRVYAKSTEIPKVLGGLGVAILSTSSGLLTDRQAESKGVGGEVLAYVW
- the rplR gene encoding 50S ribosomal protein L18; the encoded protein is MAVKTKSDARARRHARLRKKVVGTPERPRLVVTRSSRHVFVQLVDDSQGHTVASASTLETDLRASGDDKTAKARKVGELLAERAKAAGVSDAVFDRGGNRYAGRVAAIADGAREGGLNL
- the rplE gene encoding 50S ribosomal protein L5, which produces MSTATAVEAGKIQPRLKQKYNSEIKKALQEEFGYANVMQIPGLVKVVVNTGVGEAARDSKVIDGAVDDLTKITGQKPVVTKARKSIAQFKLREGQPIGAHVTLRGDRAWEFIDRLVNLALPRIRDFRGLSGKQFDGHGNYTFGLQEQSVFHEINQDKIDRVRGFDITIVTTATTDAEGRALLRHLGFPFRGEDQQA
- the rpmD gene encoding 50S ribosomal protein L30 — translated: MAARLKVTQIKSKVSEKQNQRDTLRSLGLKRIGDSVVRPDDAQTRGYVKTVAHLVKVEEID
- the rplN gene encoding 50S ribosomal protein L14, with the protein product MIQTESRLKVADNTGAKELLTIRVLGGSNRRYAGLGDVIVATVKDAIPGGNVKKGDVVKAVVVRTVKQTRRADGSYIKFDENAAVILKNDGEPRGTRIFGPVGRELRDKKFMKIVSLAPEVI
- the rplO gene encoding 50S ribosomal protein L15, which translates into the protein MADKAEKKDETTEVVEPKKAAAKKPAAAKAAKADSKAAPKKDAVKKDAPASRPGVLKVHHLRPVPGANTAKTRVGRGEGSKGKTAGRGTKGTKARYQVRQGFEGGQMPLHMRTPKLRGFKNPFRVEYQVVNLEKLAELYPAGGDVTVEGLVAKGAVRKNEKVKVLGTGDIAVKLNVSVDKVSGSAEQKIVAAGGSVK
- the rpsS gene encoding 30S ribosomal protein S19, encoding MPRSLKKGPFVDEHLLRKVVVQNEAGTKNVIKTWSRRSMIIPAMLGHTIAVHDGRKHIPVFVTETMVGHKLGEFAPTRTFRGHVKDDKKGRRR
- the rpsQ gene encoding 30S ribosomal protein S17, whose protein sequence is MAEKKAPAEVVETAAAERVEGHESAAHDVRDADARGYRKSRRGYVVSDKMDKTIVVEVEDRVKHPLYGKVIRRTSKVKAHDEGNTAGIGDLVLINETRPLSATKRWRLVEILEKAK
- the rplV gene encoding 50S ribosomal protein L22, yielding MVESIARVRHIRVTPQKARRVVALIKGKQAQEALAILKFAPQSASEPIYKLVASAIANARVKADQVNEYLDEQDLYVANAYVDEGTTLKRFQPRAQGRAFQIKKRTSHITVVLSTPESADAAPAGKTSKKASK
- the rpsC gene encoding 30S ribosomal protein S3 gives rise to the protein MGQKVNPYGFRLGITTDHVSRWFSDSTKPGQRYADYVAEDIKIRKLLQTQLDRAGVSNIEIERTRDRVRVDIHTARPGIVIGRRGAEAERIRADLEKLTGKQIQLNILEVKNPEADAQLVAQGIAEQLSARVAFRRAMRKGLQGAQRAGAKGVRIQVSGRLGGAEMSRSEFYREGRVPLHTLRANIDYGFYEAKTTFGRIGVKVWIYKGDLTNKELAREQANAPKSDRRRDDRPRRGPRNEAPVAEGASA
- the rplF gene encoding 50S ribosomal protein L6 — its product is MSRIGRLPIDIPAGVTISVDGQDVAVKGPKGELSLTVARPIEVKVEEGQVLVTRPDDERESRSLHGLTRTLINNNIIGVTQGYTKGLEVVGTGYRVAQKGTAVEFALGFSHPVLIEAPAGITLTVEGNNKLTVSGIDKQAVGEAAANIRKIRKPEPYKGKGVRYAGEVVRRKAGKAGK
- the rplP gene encoding 50S ribosomal protein L16: MLIPRKVKHRKQHHPGRSGQATGGTKVSFGEFGIQALTPAYVTNRQIESARIAMTRHIKRGGKVWINIYPDRPLTKKPAETRMGSGKGSPEWWVANVKPGRVLFEVAGVNEQLAREALTRAIHKLPLKARIIKREEGDA